CGGCATGCTCGTTGGGAACGACTCGGACCTCGCGGATGCTTTCGGCTACGAGACTAAGGTCTCAAAGAACGCGACGTTCGAGGAGTGGTTCGACGCGTACTCCGGCACGATCCGCACCGTGTGCCGCGATTTCCCGAACCTGAGCCTGATCGGGACTCAGTGGCGAGAGGCGCACAATGCCGACCTGATCGGCTGGGGCGCGGTTCTCTACGACGCGGTGAACGACGAGTGGCACGCTGCGCCGGTTCGCCAAAACGTGCCGATCCGCGACCGGACGGGCGGCGGCGACTCGTTCGCGTCGGGCGTTTTGGCTGCGCTCATGAAGGGCAAGGACCTGGCAACTGCCGTCGATTGGGGAGCCGCGCACGGGATACTGGTGCAGGAGACCCCAGGCGACGTGACAATGGTGAACCAGGCGGCGGTCGAGGCGGAAGTGAAGCGGGCCCGAGCGGGCGGCGGCGTCAAGGCGCAGCGCTGACGGAAGGAACCGATGATGGCGGAGTACCGTCACAATCGACACGCGGTGACGCGGGCGATGCGCGCGTCCGGCGTTGTCGTCGTGATGAACGCGGATCACATCGTCACCCCCGAGCACATGGTCACGACGATGTGGCAGGTGTACCGGGCTGGGTATGTCGCGGAAGTGACGTTCCGTATCGACGCCGGGATCCTGGCGGAAGGGATGTCCGAGCTCCGGTCGAGGCGCCAGAGCGAGCATGACGCCGGCAGGCGGTTCATTCTGGGCGTCGGGTCGATCATCGACAGCGACGAGCTGGATCAGGCGGTCGAGCTTGGCTTCGATCTCCTGGTGGGTCCCGGCAACATGGTGACGGGGGGCGTCGATCCGGGTCCGCGACTGCTGTCGATCCAGAACCTCGGCATCGCAGTCGCGCCTGCCGTGTTCTCGCCGACCGAGCTCCAGTACATGCTGAGGAACGACGTCGGGTTCGAGCCCGACGCCATCAAGGTGTTCCCGGCGGGCGCACATGGGGCGAAGGGCATCGCCGATCTGCTGGCTCCGTACGCGCGGGAACGCTACGCAGGACGAATCGTCATGCCGACGGGGGCTGTGGACTACGAGACGGGCCCGCAGTTGGCAGACGCCATCTCCAAGCGCGGCTTCTCCCCGGTTCTCGGTATGTCGGCGCCGCTGGCTCTGGTCCGGGACCGCAAGGCTCCCGGAAACGCGGAGGTGATCCGCGAGTCGCTCGCGGCGTTCGCTTCCCGGTTCCCAAGACCGACGACGCCTTGACCGACCGTCCCTGGCAGTCGTACAATCGCCGCCGCTCACCCGGTTGGTCTATCAGGTGCGGAAACCGTCCGAAGGAGCCGAACCATGAGCGGCGCGCTCGCAATCCGTCGGTCTGCGCCGTGGGTTCCTATACTCGCCTGCGCTGTGGCGCTTGCGCCGTGGGCTCGCGCCATTGAGCCGCTCGCCCCGCACCCGGTCGTGGAAGCCCTTGAGAACGCGATTGTGGAGGTCATCGACCGGAGCAAGCCGGCGGTCGTGACGATCTCGGCTCGTGATGTCAGGGCGCCGTCACAGCTTCGCAGGCTCACCGACGATGAGCGGATCCCGGTCACGAGCGGGTCCGGGTTCATGTTCCACACCGACGGGTACATCCTGACGAACGCCCATGTGGTGCAGGACGCCCAGGCGATTGAGGTGCGTCTCGTCGACGGTAGACGGCTGGACGCCGAGCTCACAGGTTACGATCTAAGCACCGACATCGCCGTGCTCCATGTCGATCTGGGCGAGCCCGCGCCCGTGCTGCCGTTCGTCGACGACGCCAGGGTACGGGTCGGTCAGTTCGTCCTGAGCATCGGGAGCCCGTTCAGCCTCGACTTCTCGGTGACGGTGGGAATTGTCAGCGCCACGGGGCGTGCCGACATGATGCCCCGCGATCCGACGCTCATCCAGTACCAGGACTTCGTGCAGACGGACGCCTACATCAACCGGGGCAACAGCGGGGGTCCGCTCCTGAACCTCCGTGGCGAAGTCGTCGGCATGAACTCCATGATCCGCACGGGAGCCAATGCGGACTTCGTCGGTCTCGGGTTCGCCATCCCTGCCAAGATGCTCCAAGCGGTCGCCGGACAGCTCATCGACCACGGCGCTGTCCAGCGAGGATGGCTGGGCATCTCGCTACGAGGGGACGAAGGGGGCATCCGCGTCAACCGCGTGCTGCCCGACTCCCCGGCAGCCGCTGGCGGTCTGCAGGCTGGCGACCTGATCACGGCGCTCGACGACGCGCCTGTTGGACGGGACTCCGACTTCCGGTGGGCGATTGCCAACTCGGTGCCTGGCAGGTCTGTCCGGCTGTCGGTATCGCGCGACGACGGATCCATCGTGGTCGATGTCGTCGTCGGGGAGATGCCGCCGCAATACGCAGGACAGGAGCCTCAGCCAAAGGTCGAGAGCACGGTTCTCGGAAAGATCGGCGCCACGGGGCGAGACCTGCCGCCTGGCATGGCGACGATCCACGGATTTGCCGCCGACGATGTGGGCGTGTTCGTGCTGGGGGTGCGTCCGGGATCGCCCGCGCACGAAGCGGGGTTGCTTCCAGGAGACCTGATCGTTGGCGTCGCCGGGGCTCCGGTGCGCTCAGTGGATGAGTGCGAAAGAGCGTTGGCGGATGCGTTCCACAACGATCTGGAGGCAGTCGACCTGTCGCTGAAGTCCCGCGACGGCGCTCGGACGGTGTCGGTTCCGCGCGCGTCGATTGCCGTGCCCCCGCAAGCCGGGGACGAATAGACCGGACCACGACAGCGTCAGACGCGACAGGATGGGAGACGATGCCCACAGACCAACGCCTGGGGTTCGGCTTGATCGGCTTGGGACGGCATGGCGCTCGCTACGCCGAACATCTGCTGCGCGATGTTCCGGCGGCGCGACTGGTCGCGGTGTGCAGACGCGACGAAGCCCAAGGCAAATCGTTCGCCGACAAGAACTCATGCCGGTATTACCGTGACGTCGAGTCACTGCTGGGCGACCCAGACATCGATGCGGTCGTCATCACCACGCCGCCGCATCTCCATGCGCCGATCACGGTTCAGGCGGCTCGCGCCGGCAAACACGTTCTCTGCGAGAAGCCGATGTCAAGGAACGTGGCGGAATGCGACGACATGCTGCAGGCTGCACGCGACGCGGGCATCAAACTGGGGATCGGTCAGACGATGCGGTATACGCCGATCTTCGAGACGCTGCGGAAGCGCCTCCCGGAGATCGGCGAGCTGCACGGGTTGCATGTGTGCATGAGGCAGGAGCAGTCGGTGCACGAATGGCATCTCGACCCAGCGATCTCCGGCGGCGGGTGTGTCACTGAGATCGGCGTCCACGTGTTCGACGCTCTGCGGCATATCTCAGGACAAAGGATCGTGCGTGCCATGGCGACGTCGATGGACACGCACGAAGCCGGCGTCGAAACGTACGTCGGAGCCCTCTGCTGGTTGGAAGGCGGCGCCGTCTCGCTGATCGACATCGCGAAGTGCGTCGACGGACGCCTCCTTCGCTTCGATGCCGTCGGTTCCCAAGGACAGCTCATCGCGAACGTGACGTCATCGACGCTGGAGCGAGTCCACCAGCGAACCATCACGCCGCTGGACGCTCCCGCGAACATCCCAACGATCGCGCCGCTCTTGGCGGACTTCTGCGATGCGGTTCTCAACGACAGCACGCCACCCGTATCTGGCGAGCACGGACGGTACACGCTCGCCGTCAGCGAAGCCTTCTATCGTTCGTTCGCCAGCGGACAACCTGAGGACGTCGCGTAGTCGGAGCCGCAGACATGGCTAAGGGCAGTGACATCCGTGTTCTCGACGTCGAGCATGACTTCGCCGAGTATCGCTATCGAACACCTCTGAAGTTCGGCGGCGTCCCCACCGATCATTGCGTGCTGTTCAACGTCCGTATCCGGGTGCGCACCCGCGATGGACGCGAAGCCGAGGGGTTCGGTTCGATGCCTCTCGGCAACGCCTGGTCGTTTCCCCCTCGCTACATGCCGTTCGACCAGAGCTTGCGTGCGATGCGCGAACTCGCCGCCCTCCTCGCCGACGCGACCCGCGAGTGCGCGCTCTGCGCCCATCCCCTGGTATGGTCGGAGACGCTAGAACCGATCTTTCTGCGACTCGCGGACGAACTCGCGCAACGGATGGACCTCGCCAACCCAATGCCGAAGCTTTGCACAGCCGTCACGGCGAGCCCCATCGATGCGGCGCTCCACGACGCGTTCGGCAAGGCGAACGGCATCAACAGCTATGACGGACTCGGGCCCGAGTTCGTCGACGCCGACCTGTCCCGTTCGCTCGATCGTCGGTTCCACGGCAAGTATCTCGACGCGTACACCCGTCGGCAGCCGCAGCCTCAGATGCCGCTCTACCACCTCGTCGGGGCGCTGGACCCACTGACCGACGCGGACGTGTCGACGCGACTGGACGACGACCTTCCCCAGACGCTCCCGGAGTGGATCGCCGCCGACGGACTGACCCATCTCAAGATCAAGCTGAACGGCAACGATCTAGCTTGGGATGTCGCCCGGGTTCTCGCTGTTGACCGCGTCGCTTCCGACACGGACGCCCTAGGAGAAGTCGAGTGGCGCTATTCGGCGGATTTCAACGAGACGTGTCCCAACGTGGAGTACCTGCTGGAGTTCCTCGCGAAGATCCAGGAGGGCGATGGGCGGGCGTTCAGGCGATTGGCATACATCGAGCAACCGACAGACCGCGACCTTCGGAAGCACCCCGAGAACCGGATGCATGCGGCAGCAGCGATCAAGCCGGTGGTGGTCGACGAATCACTCACCGACTACGAAACGTTCCTTCTCGCACGCGAACAAGGTTACTCCGGTGTGGCGCTCAAGGCGTGCAAAGGGCAGTCGCAGGCGCTTCTCATGGGAGCCGCTGCCATCGAGAACGGGATGTTCCTGGCGGTTCAGGACCTGACATGCCCGGGGGCGTCGTTTCTGCACTCGGCAGGTCTGGCCGCCCGAATCCCCGGCGTGACGGCAATCGAGGGCAACGCCCGCCAGTACTGTCCCGCCGCCAACGATGAATGGCGAGACCGGTATCCCAGCATCTTCGACGTCACTGACGGCACTATCGGAACACACGTCCTGACTCGATCAGGTCTCGGGCACTAGGTCCGAGTCCACTCACCCAACGTTCGCCAACCAAGGGGCGCGCGCATGTCGATTCTGAGGCTACGCGTTTGCGAAGCCGAGTTCTTCGTGCGGAATGTGAGAACGCGGATGCCCTTCCGCTACGGCGTCGCGCGCCTGACCGGCTATCCGATTCTGCACGCACGTGTTCTCGTGGAAACCGAGTCCGGCGAACGCCACGTTGGCGTTGCCGCCGACGCACTGCCCCCGAAGTGGTTCGACAAAGACCCGACCAAGGACTTCCGCGACAACGTGGACGACCTGTTGTCCGTCACGCTGGCTGCCCAACAAGCCTACCTCGGGCAATCGGAATGCCTGTCGCCCTTCGAGCTCTTTATGGACGGGTATGATTCGGTCATCGCGTTCGCCGATGCGGAGGGGCTGAACCACCTGACGGCGAGCTTCGGCTCGGCGCTGTTCGAGCGAGCCGTCGCGTGCGCGGCTGGACATGCCGCTGGAATGCCTCATGATCGGCTCGTGCGCGAGAACGCGCTCGGCATCGACATGGCAGCGATCCATCCCGAACTGGGCGATACTCAGCCACGCCACGTCATACCGGCGGCTGCCCTCAGTTCGATGTGGATCCGCCACACCGTGGGTCTGTCCGATCCCATCCGGACCTATGACGTATCCGATGGGGAGCGGCTGGACGACGGTCTGCCACAAGCGCTTGAGGAGTACATCGAACGGCAGGGACTCCGGTACTTCAAGGTGAAGGTGTCCGGCGACACAAATGCCGATATCCTTCGCCTCTCCGAGATCGCGGGCTTGCTCGACGCGAGAATCGCCGAGCCCTACTACATCTCATTGGATGGCAACGAGCAGTATCGGGAGATGGGAGGCTTCGCCCAACTGGTGGAGGAGCTTCGTTCGTCGGCGGCGTTCGAACGGTTCTACAGCAGCATCCTGTTCATTGAGCAGCCATTGGACCGGTCGATCGCGCTCAGCGAAGGCATCTCCGACGAAGTGGTGCGCCTGTGTCAGCACCGCCCGGTCATCGTCGATGAGAGCGACAGCGACCTCGACAGCTTCGAGAGAGCCATCTCCATCGGGTACAGCGGGATCAGCGCGAAGAACTGCAAGGGCATCTACAAGTCACTGATGAACCTTGGACTGGCTCAACTCTACACTCGACACGGTCCGTCTGAGCGAGATTACTTTCTTACCGGCGAAGACCTCATCAATACGTCGGTGGTTCCGCTGCATCAGGACCTAACGACTCTGGCGACACTGGGTATCGACCACGCGGAGCGCAACGGGCACCACTACGTGTGCGGTCTGAATCATCTATCGGAAACCGAGCGTGATGCCTGCCTGGACGCCCACGCAGACCTGTATGCCAGTCTCGATGGTCTGGCGCAGCTCCATGTTCAGCGCGGACGTATCGCCATCGGCTCGTTGGCAGTGCCGGGCTTCGGCGTTGGCGTCGAAACCGATTTCGGCGGGATGGTCCCGCTTGCCGAATGGTCGTTCGAGTCGCTCGGTCTTCCCTGAGTCGCGTCACGTCGGTTGAGGTGTTTGTGAGAGATCATCCGCCTGCCCGTCTCGGTGACCGGCTGACATACTGGCTGTCAACGACACACACGGTCACCTTCTCCCTGTTCGCGACCGCCGTCGCGTTCTCGACCTACTTTGCGATGTACGCCTTTCGGAAGCCGTTCACCGTCGGAACGTTCTCCGACGAGTTCGTGCTGTTGGGGCGCGCCTTCTCGCTGAAGACCCTCCTCGTCATCTCGCAGACGCTCGGATATGCCATCTCCAAGTTCGCCGGCATCAAAACCATCGTCGAGCTGCCTCCTCAGCGGCGGGCAGTGACGCTGCTCATGCTGATCGCGGTGTCGGAGGCGGCGCTACTGGCGTTTGGCGTGCTTCCGCCCGTCGGGAAGATCGTCGCGATCTTCGTCAATGGGCTGCCGCTGGGCATGATTTGGGGGCTGGTCTTCAGCTTTCTGGAGGGCAGGCGGGCATCCGACGCTCTGGGGGCAGGTCTGAGCGCCAGCTACATCCTGGCGAGCGGAGCGGTCAAATCCATCGGGCGCTGGCTCATGACGGCGGGCGTGTCCGAGTCTTGGATGCCGTTCGCGACCGGAGCGCTCTTCTTGGCTCCCATCGCCGCGACGACCTGGCTCCTCTCGCGGATGCCGCCCCCGAACAGGACAGAAGCCGCCCTGAGAACCGAGCGGCGCGCCATGAACGCCAGTGACCGCCACGGATTCTTCCTCGCGTTCGCGCCTGGGCTCACACTCATCACGCTGATGGCGATGGTGCTGACGGCTTTCCGAGACGTCCGCGACAACTTCGCGCGCGAGATATGGGACGCACTGGGCTTCGCAGACGCACCCGAGGTCTTCACGCTGTCGGAGGTCCCGGTCACGGTCGCCGTGCTGCTCGCCCTGGGACTGGTGGTCGTGATCCGAAGCGACCGACGGGCATTCCTGCTGCAGTTGAGCCTGATGCTGGGTGGCATGGCAGTCATCCTGCTCAGCACGCTGGCGTTCGATGTCGGAGCTCTGAGCGGCGCCTGGTGGATGGTGTGCGTCGGCATCGGGCTGTACGTCGCATACGTCCCGCCAGGCTGTTTCCTGTTCGACCGACTGATCGGAGCGACGCGGTTCGCTGGAACCGCTGTCTTCATGATCTTCGTGACGGACGCGTTCGGGTACGCTGCCTCCGTCGGCGTCTACCTCTACCGGGAGTTCTTCCAGCCGCAGCTCGACTGGCTCGCGTTCCTTCGCGTGTTCGCGTACGCAACGGGACTGATCGGCTGCGCGGCGTTCGGAGCGGCGTTGCTCTACTTCGCCGCGAAGACGCGACGCCAACAGACCTGACGCCAACAGACCTGACGCATCTCTTCGTAAGCTGTGCGTCGCCTCCCGTTGCCGACACTACGCCTCTCCGGTAGTATGCGCGCCGGGCACAGATCGGTCGACACCGGCGTCATCAGCGTTCCGGTTCTACGGGAGCACCGAGAGTCCCACGTCTAGGATCGGCACAGAAGGGAAACCCCATGGCGAAGTCAGGCAAGACTCGCGTCGGCTTCATCGGATCGGGCGGTATCGCGCAGGGAAAGCATGTCCCTGGTCACCTGAGCGTCAAGAACGTCGAGCTCGTCGCCTGCTGCGACATCGACGAGAAGCGGGCAAAGGCGTTTGCTGAGCGCAACGGGATCAAGCACGTCTTCACCGACTTCAATAAGATGGTCGAGATGGACGAGCTGGACGCCGTGAGCGTGTGCACGCCGAACAACTTCCACGCGGACCCGTCGATCGCGGCGCTCAAGGCTGGCAAGCACGTCATCTGCGAGAAGCCGCTTGCCGGGGACGCGAAGGACGGGGCGCGGATGGTCGCCGCGCAGCAAGCCACCGGAAACGTTCTTCAGATCGGTCTCCAGTCGCGCTTCAATCCGCACTGGTACACGCTCAAGCGCCGCATCGAGCAGGGAATCCTAGGCGACGTCTACTACGGTCGGACGATGGCGGTGAGGCGTCGCGGCATCCCTGGCGCGATCACGTTCATCAACAAGAAGATCTCGGGCGGAGGACCTCTGATCGACATCGGAGTCCACTCGTTCGACCTGATGCTCTACGTGTTGGGTTATCCCGATCCCGTCGAGGCGTTCGGCGCGACCTACCGCAAGTTCGCGGGCGATCCCACCATCTTCACCGCCGGGTGGGGCGGATGGGACCCGAAGCTCTTCGATGTCGAGGACTTCGCCGTCGGTCAGGTGAAGTTCGCCAACGGCGCGACGATCACGGTCGAGACCGCCTGGGCGTCGCACATCGACGGGCTGGGCAACGATTGGGTGATCGGCGACAAGGCAGGCGCAAAGCTGGGCAACCCGGTCAAGGTGTTCACAGACGACGGCTCGAAGGGCTTCAAGGAGTACGACCTGGAGCCGCTGAAGCGGACCCCGAAGGAGTTCCAGTCCTTCCATGACGCCGTCCGCAAAGGAACGCCCACGCTGTCTCCCGCGTCGGAAGTCCTGAAGCTGATGAAGATCTTCGACGCCATCTACGAATCCGCTGCCAAGGGCAAGTCCGTCGCCATCAAGTAGACATGGAATGGGTCGCCGCGCCGTGTTCGCGTCACGGCGCGGCAACCACAGCAAAGGGGACCGCCATGCCTGGCGTCAACCAATCCTTCTGCTACGGCCTCTTCATGGGCAAGAACTCGCTCAAGTCCGTCATCGAACGCGCGGCGGAGATCGGGTACGCCGCCGTGGAGCTCTGGGGGCGGCAGAACGTCCCGTTCGAGGAGCTCTGCTCTCTCGCGAAGGCAAACGGCCTCGTCGTGGCGAGCATGATCGGACACGGTTCTCTCCCGGATGGGCTCAACCGGCGCGACAACCACGCGCGCATCCAGGAAGAGCTCCACGAGAGCATCGATGTGGCGGCTCAGCATGGCGTTCCGGGTCTGATCTGCTTCAGTGGGAACCGCAAGGGACTCTCGGACGAAGCGGGGCTCGACATCTGCGCCGAGGGGCTGGATCGGGTCAAATCCCATGCCGAGGCGAAGGGCGTGAACCTGAACGTCGAGCTGTTGAACAGCAAGGTGGACCACGCCGACTATCAGTGCGACCGCACCTCCTGGGGCGTCGAGCTGTGCAAGGCCGTCAACTCCCCTCGCGTCAAGCTCCTCTATGACATCTACCACATGCAGATCATGGAGGGCGACTTGATCCGGACGATCCGGGACAACATCCAGCACATCGGGCACTTCCACACGGCTGGGAACCCCAACCGCCGCGACATGGACGAGACGCAGGAGATCTACTACCCCGCCGTCATGCGTGCCATCGCGGAGACGGGCTACGACCTCTACATCGGACACGAGTTCAACCCGAAGGGCGATCCGCTGGAGGCGCTCGAAAGCGCCTTCCGCACCTGCCATGTCTAGCCGAACCGAGCACGTCAAAGCGCCCGCACGGAACCGAGTTTCATGCGGGCGCTTCGTGTCAGTGGGCGTCGAGTGCCCGTCCGGTCACTTCGACTTCATGTCCGCCCAGGTCGTGGACAGCTTGCCGCGCGGGCTCACCGCCACCGTGACGACCGAAGCCGTCACGCTGGGCTCGGTCATTCCCTGAACGCCGCCGTTGCCGGGAGCCGTCGCGACGGCGACCGGCGTCGGCAGAGGAACTTGCGCGCCATCGATGTAGATGTCTTTGACGCGGTTCGTGCCGTCCGTGATCTGGATGTTGTCGAAGTAGGCGTTGAAGACACCGGCGCGGTGCGTGTCGCTGTCGACTGCCAGCGTGATGCCGGAGATCGTCTTGCCAACGAGGGCATCCAGCTTGATCTGGCGGTGGTACCATGCGTCGCGCGCGTTCTTCGACAGGTCGGACGCCGGATGCGCGTTGAGCCCGTTCTGGTCGACAGCGCGGACTCCCGCGGCGGTCTTGACGTCTCGCAGCGTCGTACCGTCGGCGGCCGCCATGTCGACGGACGCCTGGAAGGCTGGATTGCCGGACGCCATGAAGACCTGATATTCGAGTACCTGACCCGCTTCGATCTTCAGCTCGCCCGTCCAGATCGCGACATAGGCGTGTCCATGACCGTCTGCCTGCGGGAAGGTCGCCGTCAGGCGCAGAGCTGGGCTGTCTTTGGCGTGCTCGCGGATCGGGGCTTCGCCCGTCACCGTGATCGTTACGGTCGCGGAAGCCGTGGCTCCCTTATCGTCCGTTACGGTCAGCTTCGCGGCGTACGTCCCAGGCTTGGCGTAGACGTGGGTGACCTTCGCGCCGGTGCCCGTCGAAGCGTCGCCGAAGTCCCAGTCGTACTTCGCAATGGTTCCGTCGGCGTCGGTGGAGGTGGAGGCGTCCAGCGCCACCGCGACACCCGCTTTGGCGGTCTGGTTTGCGCCAGCGTTCGCCTTGGGCGGCTGGTTGACGGGAGCCGCCGTGAGCGTCGCCGGCTTCGTCGTGACCGCGATCTCCTTGACGGCAGGATCGAGGAACTTCGCGGCGGCGAGCTTCACGGTCGAAGCCGACCTGGCGACGACTTCAAACTCGACGATTCCGAGGTCTCCGCCGCCCTTGGCGGATCCGCCCAGGAGCGTCGCGCCGACTGTCACGGATCGGTTGAGCCCGTCCGCTCCCGCGGCGATGTCACGATCCTTCGCCGGCACTGGAAACGACGCGCCAGCGGCTTTGAGGAAGCCACCCTCGGTGAACTTCGTGAACTTGAGAACCTTCGAGTCGTACACGACGTCGATCTGCCAGCCGAATAGGTCGTTGATCGCGGCGACGTTCACCGTAAGGGCGAGCGTCTTGCCGACATCCGGCGTTGCTGTGGTCGCTGGGGACAGCGACACTTCCTGGGCTCTGGCAACGCCGATCGCACTCAGCGCCAGCGATGCCATGAGCGCCACTACGAGCCCGCGTCGTTTCATGTTGACTTGCTCCTTTGGCGGGTTGCGTGACTCGCCTTGGGTACGAAAGCGCGAACGTGTCGTCTTTCTGCGGATCCGTAATCTAGATGAGAACTGCCCAGGGAACCGATGTGTTCGCTTCGCACGAGGCATGTCCAGCACGCGGCATCCTCTGGACTGTACAATAGCACCGGGAGGGCGACCCAACAAGGCGAGAAGGAATCCGAACTGCCGCGTCCATGCATACGTCGACACTGATCTCAGGTTGCGAGAAGATGATGCCAGACAGGCCCGTCTCTGTCCGTCATGCCTGCCTCGGCGACGCGGAGCGCATCGCGGAACTGAATGTGCGACTCGCATGGGAGACCGAGAGACTTCGACTGAACCCACAGGTCGTGTTGAACGGCGTCCGCGCGGTGATATCGGATGCCACCAAGGGATGGTACCTCGTGGCAGACGCAGGTGAACTGGTCATCGGGCAGATCATGCTCACGTTCGAGTGGAGCGACTGGCAGAACGCGATGCGATGGTGGATCCAGAGCGTCTATGTCGACGTGGACTGGCGCCGTCAGGGCGTGTTCGCCGCGCTCCTCACCAGGGTGGTGTCGGAAGCCCGCGCCGAGGGCGTGTGCGCAATCCGCTTGTACGTCGCGCATGAGAACGAATCCGCGCTCGCCGTCTATGGTCGCCTCGGATTTCGCCGTTCGGGGCATCTCGTCATGGAAAACGAGCTTTGAAGCCTCGAGTCCTCAGATCGACTCGTACACCTCCGCTGGACCGAACGTATCCGGGTAGTGCGGACGGAGGAACTTGCGCGCCTCCCAGCACATGCCGCATTTCTGCGCGAAGTCGGGAGGCGCTTCGTAGCCGTGCCGCTCTGCGAGCTCGACGTAGCCGTAGGACCCTTCCTCGTACGCGATGCGAACCAGCTCGTTGTCGGTGTGGAATCCGGCACGCATGTAGTCCGCGAGCGGCTTCACGTGCACATTGCCGACGATGATGCCGCAGCACGTCTGGATGTTCCCGTACGGGTCGATGTGGATCTCCCACATCGTGTTCGGATCGAACTCCTGACGGCACGACCGTTCGCGCGTGCTCCCGTGCCACATCGCGTCGTCAGCCAGCAACTCGGGATCTCGGCGCGGGAAGTGCCGCATCAGGCTATCCCCGGCTCGTCCCACCAGCCGAGGGGCGTGGTTCCGGCTGTATTCTCCCACACTCGCCTCGTCGCGACCGATCCGGCGCAACTCCAAGAGTTCTTCCAGCGATAGATCGCTCGCGATCACGTTTTCCCGCCCATAGATCTCGATGGCGAACTGGAAGGCTCGATGACGACGCGCCGGCGGGACGAACGCCTGGTGATACGGATCGGCGCTGATGAGCACCCCCAACACGCCGCAGTCGCGTAGCGCCTCGTACCGGGAGCGAGCTGTCTCGTCGTCGACGCACCAGGAGGCATTCGTCTCGAAGAAGTGCGGCGCCACGCCCTCCTGATGGCTGAGCCGGCACACTTCGAGCATCTGCTCGTAGTACATCATCGCCTCGCCGCCCGCGATGTGGATGACGCGGTCGGTGGCTCGAAGCTGTCGCATGAACTCGACGCCGTCCTCGATGGACACACAGGCATCGGGTCGGCGCGGGCTGCAGTTGAACAGGCAGTGTCGGCAGGCGATTGTGCACCGGTACGTGAACAGCAGGCTTGC
This genomic interval from Candidatus Poribacteria bacterium contains the following:
- a CDS encoding PDZ domain-containing protein, yielding MSGALAIRRSAPWVPILACAVALAPWARAIEPLAPHPVVEALENAIVEVIDRSKPAVVTISARDVRAPSQLRRLTDDERIPVTSGSGFMFHTDGYILTNAHVVQDAQAIEVRLVDGRRLDAELTGYDLSTDIAVLHVDLGEPAPVLPFVDDARVRVGQFVLSIGSPFSLDFSVTVGIVSATGRADMMPRDPTLIQYQDFVQTDAYINRGNSGGPLLNLRGEVVGMNSMIRTGANADFVGLGFAIPAKMLQAVAGQLIDHGAVQRGWLGISLRGDEGGIRVNRVLPDSPAAAGGLQAGDLITALDDAPVGRDSDFRWAIANSVPGRSVRLSVSRDDGSIVVDVVVGEMPPQYAGQEPQPKVESTVLGKIGATGRDLPPGMATIHGFAADDVGVFVLGVRPGSPAHEAGLLPGDLIVGVAGAPVRSVDECERALADAFHNDLEAVDLSLKSRDGARTVSVPRASIAVPPQAGDE
- a CDS encoding Gfo/Idh/MocA family oxidoreductase, with product MPTDQRLGFGLIGLGRHGARYAEHLLRDVPAARLVAVCRRDEAQGKSFADKNSCRYYRDVESLLGDPDIDAVVITTPPHLHAPITVQAARAGKHVLCEKPMSRNVAECDDMLQAARDAGIKLGIGQTMRYTPIFETLRKRLPEIGELHGLHVCMRQEQSVHEWHLDPAISGGGCVTEIGVHVFDALRHISGQRIVRAMATSMDTHEAGVETYVGALCWLEGGAVSLIDIAKCVDGRLLRFDAVGSQGQLIANVTSSTLERVHQRTITPLDAPANIPTIAPLLADFCDAVLNDSTPPVSGEHGRYTLAVSEAFYRSFASGQPEDVA
- a CDS encoding mandelate racemase, which translates into the protein MSILRLRVCEAEFFVRNVRTRMPFRYGVARLTGYPILHARVLVETESGERHVGVAADALPPKWFDKDPTKDFRDNVDDLLSVTLAAQQAYLGQSECLSPFELFMDGYDSVIAFADAEGLNHLTASFGSALFERAVACAAGHAAGMPHDRLVRENALGIDMAAIHPELGDTQPRHVIPAAALSSMWIRHTVGLSDPIRTYDVSDGERLDDGLPQALEEYIERQGLRYFKVKVSGDTNADILRLSEIAGLLDARIAEPYYISLDGNEQYREMGGFAQLVEELRSSAAFERFYSSILFIEQPLDRSIALSEGISDEVVRLCQHRPVIVDESDSDLDSFERAISIGYSGISAKNCKGIYKSLMNLGLAQLYTRHGPSERDYFLTGEDLINTSVVPLHQDLTTLATLGIDHAERNGHHYVCGLNHLSETERDACLDAHADLYASLDGLAQLHVQRGRIAIGSLAVPGFGVGVETDFGGMVPLAEWSFESLGLP
- a CDS encoding Gfo/Idh/MocA family oxidoreductase, producing the protein MAKSGKTRVGFIGSGGIAQGKHVPGHLSVKNVELVACCDIDEKRAKAFAERNGIKHVFTDFNKMVEMDELDAVSVCTPNNFHADPSIAALKAGKHVICEKPLAGDAKDGARMVAAQQATGNVLQIGLQSRFNPHWYTLKRRIEQGILGDVYYGRTMAVRRRGIPGAITFINKKISGGGPLIDIGVHSFDLMLYVLGYPDPVEAFGATYRKFAGDPTIFTAGWGGWDPKLFDVEDFAVGQVKFANGATITVETAWASHIDGLGNDWVIGDKAGAKLGNPVKVFTDDGSKGFKEYDLEPLKRTPKEFQSFHDAVRKGTPTLSPASEVLKLMKIFDAIYESAAKGKSVAIK
- a CDS encoding TIM barrel protein → MPGVNQSFCYGLFMGKNSLKSVIERAAEIGYAAVELWGRQNVPFEELCSLAKANGLVVASMIGHGSLPDGLNRRDNHARIQEELHESIDVAAQHGVPGLICFSGNRKGLSDEAGLDICAEGLDRVKSHAEAKGVNLNVELLNSKVDHADYQCDRTSWGVELCKAVNSPRVKLLYDIYHMQIMEGDLIRTIRDNIQHIGHFHTAGNPNRRDMDETQEIYYPAVMRAIAETGYDLYIGHEFNPKGDPLEALESAFRTCHV
- a CDS encoding PKD domain-containing protein → MRVAHSVPRCAPRRRGRHDGQRRACLASSSRNLRSVSTYAWTRQFGFLLALLGRPPGAIVQSRGCRVLDMPRAKRTHRFPGQFSSRLRIRRKTTRSRFRTQGESRNPPKEQVNMKRRGLVVALMASLALSAIGVARAQEVSLSPATTATPDVGKTLALTVNVAAINDLFGWQIDVVYDSKVLKFTKFTEGGFLKAAGASFPVPAKDRDIAAGADGLNRSVTVGATLLGGSAKGGGDLGIVEFEVVARSASTVKLAAAKFLDPAVKEIAVTTKPATLTAAPVNQPPKANAGANQTAKAGVAVALDASTSTDADGTIAKYDWDFGDASTGTGAKVTHVYAKPGTYAAKLTVTDDKGATASATVTITVTGEAPIREHAKDSPALRLTATFPQADGHGHAYVAIWTGELKIEAGQVLEYQVFMASGNPAFQASVDMAAADGTTLRDVKTAAGVRAVDQNGLNAHPASDLSKNARDAWYHRQIKLDALVGKTISGITLAVDSDTHRAGVFNAYFDNIQITDGTNRVKDIYIDGAQVPLPTPVAVATAPGNGGVQGMTEPSVTASVVTVAVSPRGKLSTTWADMKSK